The following proteins are encoded in a genomic region of Bernardetia sp. MNP-M8:
- a CDS encoding iron-sulfur cluster repair di-iron protein, whose translation MENRDNSKKENNRENNTTLQPTENITHLVSKNYVYAAVLHYFGIDFYNHAHQTLAQSCAEKGIDAALLIKQLELAVSKNTNSSKAIYQSISHYPVQLVIDYLKHSHRIFMRRSLPYMSKLVCDCDSSGFENQYKSIIGDLKIAFPLFAEDFIHHIFEEEDSLFDYISLLDNAFYGKIQITKVFYPMKEHSISRFLRQHQQDDDEMKGIRELTCNYKITAKTPLLIKVLYAELKDFEEELKIHADIENRILLPKALKLELKLKQNIVEKSKFN comes from the coding sequence ATGGAAAATAGAGATAATAGTAAGAAAGAAAATAATAGAGAAAATAATACTACTCTCCAACCTACTGAAAACATAACCCATTTAGTTTCTAAAAACTATGTGTATGCTGCTGTGCTTCATTATTTTGGAATAGATTTTTATAATCATGCTCATCAAACATTAGCACAAAGTTGTGCTGAAAAAGGAATTGATGCTGCACTTTTAATAAAACAATTAGAGTTAGCAGTTAGTAAAAACACTAATTCATCAAAAGCAATATATCAAAGTATCTCTCATTATCCTGTACAACTTGTTATTGATTATTTGAAGCATTCTCATCGTATTTTTATGCGTCGTAGTTTGCCTTATATGTCAAAACTGGTTTGTGATTGTGATAGTAGTGGATTTGAAAATCAATATAAATCCATTATAGGAGATTTAAAAATTGCTTTTCCTTTATTTGCAGAAGATTTTATTCATCATATTTTTGAAGAAGAAGATTCGCTCTTCGATTATATTAGTCTTTTAGACAATGCTTTTTATGGAAAAATACAAATAACAAAAGTATTTTACCCAATGAAAGAACATTCTATTTCACGTTTTTTACGTCAGCATCAACAAGATGACGATGAAATGAAAGGAATTAGAGAACTTACCTGTAACTATAAAATTACAGCAAAAACACCTCTTTTAATAAAAGTTTTATATGCAGAATTAAAAGATTTTGAAGAAGAATTGAAAATACATGCAGATATAGAAAATAGAATTTTACTACCCAAAGCTCTAAAACTAGAATTAAAATTAAAACAAAACATTGTAGAAAAGAGTAAATTTAATTAG